A genomic window from Cricetulus griseus strain 17A/GY chromosome 4, alternate assembly CriGri-PICRH-1.0, whole genome shotgun sequence includes:
- the Klhl31 gene encoding kelch-like protein 31 isoform X2: MAPKKKAMKKNKAEINEMTIIVEDSPLNKLNALNGLLEGGNSLSCVSSELTDTSYGPNLLEGLSRMRQESFLCDLVIGTKTKSFDVHKSVMASCSEYFYNILKKDPSTKRVDLNDIAPLGLATVIAYAYTGRLTLSLYTIGSIISAAVYLQIHTLVKMCSDFLIREISVENCMYVVNIAETYCLKNAKATAQKFIRDNFIEFAESEQFMKLTFEQINELLIDDDLQLPSELVAFQIAMKWLEFDPKRVKHAADLLSNIRFGTISAQDLVNYVQTVPRMMQDADCHKLLVDAMNYHLLPYHQNTLQSRRTRIRGGCRVLITVGGRPGLTEKSLSRDILYRDPENGWSKLTEMPAKSFNQCVAVMDGFLYVAGGEDQNDARNQAKHAVSNFCRYDPRFNTWIHLGSMNQKRTHFSLSVFNGLLYAVGGRNAEGSLASLECYVPSTNQWQPKAPLEVARCCHASAVADGRVIVTGGYIGSAYSRSVCAYDPAHDAWQELPELSTPRGWHCAVALGDRVYVMGGSQLGPRGERVDVLTVESFSPAARQWSFVAPLPVGVSTAGVSALHGRAYLLGGWNEGEKKYKKCIQCFNPELNEWTEDDELPEATVGVSCCTLAMPNSVSRESRASSVSSVPVSI; encoded by the exons ATGGCACCCAAAAAGAAGGCTATGAAGAAGAACAAAGCAGAGATCAACGAGATGACTATCATTGTAGAAGACAGCCCCCTAAACAAGCTCAATGCTCTAAATGGGCTCCTAGAGGGAGGCAACAGCCTTAGCTGTGTTTCTTCTGAACTAACAGACACTTCCTATGGCCCCAACCTCCTGGAAGGTTTAAGTAGGATGCGGCAAGAGAGCTTTCTATGTGACTTAGTCATTGGTACCAAAACCAAATCCTTTGATGTTCATAAATCAGTGATGGCTTCATGCAGTGAATACTTTTACAACATCCTGAAGAAGGATCCATCAACGAAAAGAGTGGACCTCAACGATATCGCCCCTTTAGGCCTGGCCACGGTGATTGCCTATGCTTACACGGGGAGACTGACCCTCTCTCTGTACACAATAGGAAGCATTATCTCTGCCGCTGTGTACCTTCAGATCCACACTCTCGTGAAGATGTGCAGTGATTTTCTGATCCGAGAGATCAGTGTTGAGAATTGTATGTATGTTGTGAACATCGCCGAAACATATTGCCTGAAAAATGCAAAAGCAACAGCCCAGAAATTTATCCGGGATAACTTCATCGAATTTGCAGAATCAGAGCAATTTATGAAGCTTACGTTTGAACAAATTAACGAGCTTCTCATAGACGATGACTTACAGCTGCCTTCTGAGCTAGTAGCATTCCAGATTGCGATGAAATGGTTAGAATTTGACCCAAAAAGGGTGAAGCATGCAGCAGATCTTTTAAGTAACATTCGATTTGGTACCATTTCTGCACAAGACCTGGTCAATTATGTTCAAACCGTACCAAGAATGATGCAAGACGCTGACTGTCATAAGCTGCTTGTGGACGCTATGAACTACCACTTACTACCTTATCATCAAAACACGCTGCAATCTAGGCGAACAAGAATTAGAGGTGGCTGCCGAGTTCTCATCACTGTCGGGGGACGCCCTGGCCTGACCGAGAAGTCCCTTAGTAGAGACATTTTGTATAGAGACCCTGAAAATGGATGGAGCAAGCTTACAGAGATGCCAGCCAAGAGTTTTAACCAGTGTGTGGCTGTGATGGATGGATTCCTTTATGTGGCTGGTGGTGAGGACCAGAATGATGCAAGAAACCAAGCCAAGCATGCAGTCAGCAATTTCTGCAG GTACGATCCTCGCTTCAACACCTGGATCCACCTGGGCAGCATGAACCAGAAACGCACTCACTTCAGCCTGAGCGTGTTCAACGGGCTCCTGTACGCGGTGGGGGGCCGCAACGCGGAGGGCAGCCTGGCTTCGCTGGAGTGCTACGTGCCCTCCACCAACCAGTGGCAGCCCAAGGCGCCGCTCGAGGTGGCACGCTGCTGCCACGCCAGCGCCGTGGCCGACGGCCGCGTGATCGTGACGGGCGGTTACATCGGTAGCGCGTACTCGCGCTCGGTGTGCGCCTACGACCCAGCGCACGACGCGTGGCAGGAGCTGCCCGAGCTGAGCACGCCGCGAGGCTGGCACTGCGCGGTGGCGTTGGGCGACAGGGTGTACGTGATGGGGGGCAGCCAGCTGGGGCCGCGCGGGGAGCGCGTGGACGTGCTCACGGTGGAGAGCTTCAGCCCCGCGGCGCGCCAGTGGAGCTTCGTGGCACCGCTGCCCGTGGGTGTGAGCACGGCGGGGGTCTCGGCGCTGCACGGGCGCGCGTACCTGCTGGGCGGCTGGAATGAGGGCGAGAAGAAGTACAAGAAGTGCATCCAGTGCTTCAACCCCGAGCTCAACGAGTGGACGGAGGACGACGAGCTGCCCGAGGCCACCGTGGGCGTGTCCTGCTGCACACTGGCCATGCCCAACAGTGTGTCCCGCGAGTCACGGGCCAGCTCGGTGTCCTCCGTGCCGGTCAGTATCTGA